A stretch of Acropora palmata chromosome 9, jaAcrPala1.3, whole genome shotgun sequence DNA encodes these proteins:
- the LOC141893262 gene encoding uncharacterized protein LOC141893262, giving the protein MVTGSDSARIYGVTNLQSYQVMKEFISRPSHAKVCKIDYASVINRNITIFSDTVPMKIKCLDAKQKRVNTFKGRTLAQQGRMWVTIQHMYITKGGLVAPSGH; this is encoded by the exons ATGGTGACAGGGTCAGATTCTGCAAGAATCTATGGTGTGACAAATCTACAATCATACCAAGTGATGAAAGAATTTATATCAAGACCATCACATGCAAAAGTTTGCAAAATAGACTATGCCAGTGTAATAAACAGAAACAT AACAATATTTTCTGATACTGTACCCATGAAGATAAAGTGTTTGGatgcaaaacagaaaagagTAAACACCTTCAAAGGAAGAACTTTGGCACAGCAG GGACGCATGTGGGTTACCATTCAACATATGTACATAACAAAAGGGGGCCTTGTTGCTCCATCAGGGCACTGA
- the LOC141893261 gene encoding uncharacterized protein LOC141893261 isoform X3, protein MVGQVAGILEMCSLRNNMFFMVQYIGPMKKEMKDGSQKEMFLLCYIIDLPRVKEKRWWHSGILYGFTNINVF, encoded by the exons ATGGTCGGACAAGTAGCTGGGATATTGGAGATGTGCAGCCTGCGAAATAACATGTTTTTTATG GTACAGTACATTGGGCCgatgaagaaagaaatgaaggaTGGGAGCCAGAAGGAAATGTTCCTCCTTTGTTACATTATAGATTTGCCAAGGGTGAAAGAGAAAAGATGGTGGCATAGTGGGATCCTGTATGGTTTTACAAAT atcAATGTTTTCTGA
- the LOC141893261 gene encoding uncharacterized protein LOC141893261 isoform X1, translated as MVGQVAGILEMCSLRNNMFFMVQYIGPMKKEMKDGSQKEMFLLCYIIDLPRVKEKRWWHSGILYGFTNVQSYQVTKEFISRPSHAKVPKMDSASVLNRNIINVF; from the exons ATGGTCGGACAAGTAGCTGGGATATTGGAGATGTGCAGCCTGCGAAATAACATGTTTTTTATG GTACAGTACATTGGGCCgatgaagaaagaaatgaaggaTGGGAGCCAGAAGGAAATGTTCCTCCTTTGTTACATTATAGATTTGCCAAGGGTGAAAGAGAAAAGATGGTGGCATAGTGGGATCCTGTATGGTTTTACAAATGTACAATCATACCAAGTGACAAAAGAATTTATATCAAGACCATCACATGCAAAAGTTCCCAAAATGGACAGTGCCAGTGTACTAAACAGAAACATT atcAATGTTTTCTGA
- the LOC141893261 gene encoding uncharacterized protein LOC141893261 isoform X2: MVLQISMFSDTPEDKVAECKTEKSKHLQQWKNFGTAGKDIGKNFSTCIVALNDRKKIPGISCGLHCHWREDNLMMPVRKKGGSRLCPRG; this comes from the exons ATGGTTTTACAAAT atcAATGTTTTCTGATACCCCTGAAGATAAAGTGGCTGAatgcaaaacagaaaagagTAAACATCTTCAACAATGGAAGAACTTTGGCACAGCAGGTAAAGATATTGGGAAGAACTTTTCAACATGCATCGTGGCTTTGAATGACAGAAAAAAGATACCGGGTATAAGTTGTGGGCTTCATTGTCATTGGAG AGAGGATAATTTGATGATGCCTGTACGGAAAAAAGGTGGCAGCAGACTGTGTCCAAGGGGCTGA